In the Glycine max cultivar Williams 82 chromosome 6, Glycine_max_v4.0, whole genome shotgun sequence genome, aaacattaatttaaaaaataatgtaaatttaaattttcacaaacatatcatgtatttaaataaaaatactacaAATGGAAACACACTTTCATTGTGCAACTTGCCACACCTATAacgaaagtgttttttttttgtgtttttttatcataacaaaatcataattttatttaacattacataaatgaaaaaaaaaacttggtgcgagtgaagaaggagaagaaagggAAGGAGGAAGACGAGGAGGTGAGAAGTATGGGGAATGGGGTGCAGCGGAAAGGGAAGGGGAAAAGGGAGGGGTTGTAGGGATAACTAGTAATTTCAAAATGTTAAGGTGAGTAACGACTCCCTAAATATATCCCAAGAATTTGCGAAACCCAATAACCATCTCTTCAATGTTCCAACAAAAACCCTACTCAAAGGCATTGTTTTGCGCACCCAACAAATTACTGGTACACCAAACACAACATGGGTAATTTTAATATTGCCCTTCCTTAAAGTTGATACGGATTGCAAATCCATAAGGCCAATACGAAGTCAATTTGTATCGGGCTTACGAATTGTCAATCTGTATCGGGCTTAGGGATTAATAATTGGTATGACTTAAGGATTCACAATCCATGTCTTTATAGAAGGACAATATTGAAATTGTCCATCTTGTGCTAGATGTACCAGCAATTTGTTGGATGCGCAAACCAATGCCCCGAACTCAAACGATACAATTAATTGGTGAATTTTATGAaatgtttaatataaaaaaacctgCCATCAATccaattaattaaataggttaatatttaaaaattggatctatcaataaaataataatcaagagGTTTAACTTAGttggttgaaaaaaatatataaattattgtaaatcttTGATATAGTCTATGATTCATAgggttaataaaaaaactcaataaattaataatgctatcaattttcaatttataattaaaaaaagtgaataaattaataatgttatcCCGTGAATATTTTGGGCCTCTCTTTCATTATCTCTTTTGATCATGAGTCAGAAGTAGAGGACAACCAATGAAGACAGCTAGCAGAGTCCGCTTTATTCTTTGTTtgatgcctatatatatatatattagaaacaTATCTGTTGAATGATATGCTtgaagataattaatattatcaagtaTTGGGGCTGGTCATTATCGTATTGTTTGTGGCTTTCCAGGAATATTAATGTTTGAACATTTTATATgtaaccaaataaaaagaataatattaactGCTTTTAGAAACGCAACTTTTGTTGCCTttaatcaacaaaaatagaCTCTGTTTTATATGCATTTAGAGATGTGTATACCTTTGGTTTGGCGCAAGAGTGTGCCTTGTACGAGTTTTCTGTTAACTCTGAAACAAACGATTCCCTGAAACAAACGACGCCTTTATGTTTTCATGTACTATGTTTCATCTGTGAGACAACGGGAGAAAAATGACATGAGTAGGTCCCTTTGCTCTTTtaccatttttatatttattggcTGAAGACAGCAAAAAGGTACCATTTTATATAATGACgcaattatctttatttatattataatcttttttatcGAGAgcatttatgttatatatatatatatatatatatatatatatatatatatatattactttttacatagtaaataagtgaataaaaattatatttctttcctttcacttttttggtTGAGAAACCTAAACATTTCCCTTGTCATTTGTGGTGAGCAGTTTAGTATCGACTTAAAGTTTGAACTTTTTCTAGTATATctgcaacaaaaataatatgagATTTTGGTACCCAAATAATTTTGTGTCCAATAGAATTAGTACCtttaacattgtttttttaaggGTGCATTTTAATTTGGAATATCTAGACTTAACAGACAAGTCACACTAGTCTATAGCAGATTGTGACTTGGAGGATGCTGCCTTTCCTAAGCCTAAGCCAAACTTGCCAAACTTATCATGGGATGAtggaattttaaaaacatagttAGAGTGTTTGAACTTTCATTGAACTTCCTGAAGTCTTTTGTAAGATATGCTACCTCCTTTCTTAGTCTTTTAATTGTGGATAATTCGTCTGTCTTATTAGCTTGGCTTAGACTCTCTTTCAGAgtctgaattttcttttttagaactttatttgatttcttcagtttaatattttgacaaatagatattttatatttttttatactttttgcactaaaaataaataatgtgagAGTTCTGAAGAAGAACATCATAAAACATATCCTTTTCATTATCTAATAAAGCAAGCAgtgaaagaaattttaaattcagaaCAAGTTTTTATCTCAACTTTATTATCCATGTCAGCCATTGTAAAAATATTGGCTTGCTCATCATCAGAAAAGAACTTCCATTGAGTTGGAGTAGATCTATCTTAGTCATAGTGTATCTTTTGATGTTGTTTGATAGTTTCAAAActtgaagtttattttttttttcataggaTTCAATATatcttaaaagattttttttgaaaaataaatctttgatataaagaaataaataaaattttaaatgtcatCCTTTAATGTCCTTTAATATTGTATACTTAAACTTgcattcttttaatattttaaacataaaattacaaaaaatatttgatatcgCATAAGagataactttttaatttttgtatttatttatatataatcaaaataattaagaactctaatttattttaagactcaaatattttttgactcaatatacattaattatgatataatttaaaacttgattatacttaaatttttttatttctcttatgtgTTATGTATGAATTAAATCCAATTTTTTCTCCATATAAGTTTAGTatgtgttaatttaattttattttataaacaaaagtaGGTGAGTTATCTTCAAGGTTCACCGAGACTGAACAAACCTCACAACTCAAGtatttataaaaagtatttaCAAATTACTTTTAACGAGATCCtcatattaataatatcaaCAGTGAAATTTAAATCCATATCTATTCTTGTGATTTGCCCATTAACTCAACCACAAACACATTTAATTGGATACCGAACCATATTTAAGTCTATATTCGTACACACAgatatgttaatttaatttggcTTGACAaaacatatttcttttttatataaacttcacaaaacatatttaactctATATTCGTACatacatatattaatttgagTGGTCAAATATGGTTGGCAGCTACTATATATCAGAACCGACACTATTACGTGTAGGGGGTATCTTATACTTTATTattctaataatattatttttacgtTCACTATTCACCGACAATATTTTCTTTACGGCATCAAATCCTGATAATGTATTTCCAAATCAAACTTACTATATACATTTTGTGTAAATTTAATATACACAAGAACCTATCCTTCACTTAAAGACAAAAGCATATTTCATGCACTTTTGTCCATGAGATGGTAAAGATGCTCTCCTTTATAAtactatatatacacatatcaATACATGCCCCTGTGTGAAAGCACGTAGATTAGAGCCATGATAAAGGAATTCAACACCCAAACCGAGGTTAGTGTGAGATTGGAAGCCCTCTGGGCAGTTCTGTCCAAGGATTTCGTCACCGTAGCTCCAAAGGTACTCCCCAATATTGTGAAGGATGTGCAAGTGATTGAAGGTGATGGAGGGGTTGGTACAATCctcatctttaattttttgtctggtgagtgtttttattatattttttaagagtttaatcTGTGCTATTATCAAAAGTTGTTGGTGTAGTGGTTGATACTTGAACCTTTTAATCAAGGTCCAAGATTCCATTCTtgtttggaaaataaaattgtaattaagaAATATCACTGACTTGAAAATAGATGGAGCCTATATAGAAAGAAGATTAgttaagtattaaataaaagtcTTAAATACTTATGGGTTACAACAAAAGAATCTAccattcaatataattttttatattgttaattagTCAATCAAATTATAGgcaatataattttcaaaataattattataaaaaacaataaatttatagtacataaaaattcatgattttccattaaaaaaataattcatgatttataattagatattaatataaaaatactttaCATGTTCATAACATAAACTATTCAATCTAtttacaattatattaatttttgttatatatatatatatatatatatatctatatatatatatatatatatatatatatatatatatatatatatcatatacaagcttcttgttttgtttaataatctaatcattcttttcttactttttgGGAAATTAATCTTAGATGTGTCCCCAAGTTACCAAAGGGAGAAGATCACAGAGTTTGATGAAATTTCACATGAAATTGGGCTGCAAGTGATTGAAGGAGGTTATCTGAGTCAAGGATTGTCATACTACAAGACAACTTTTCAGTTATCTGCAATaggagaggataagactttggTCAACGTGAAAATTTCTTATGACCATGAATCCGAGATAGAAGAAAGGGTCAAACCTACGAAGACATCAGAGTCAACTTTATTATATCTTAGGCGTCTAGAAACATATCTGTCCAATGGCGCTTGAAGAAAAATgtagtatttataaaaatagtatattatatatgttttattttatattttaaatagaataaTGTATGGATGCTTTTACTATTTCCCaataaatatttagaaataaaaataaatatactattATCCTAAACCCAACATCTCCTAATATTGTAATATCAATTATGTGGCGCTAGTTGTTCTATCTTTTATGTATCAAAAAAGTTGTTGATCTATCTTTTTTTGGTACTTGATTATCTTTGGCTTTGAAGAATGTTTTACTATTTTCAGACCGTAAATAACATTAACGTTGATTGGTTTTCTGAATCATAATTTGAACTACCTTCAATGCACAATTTCGAATttcaatacataaaataaagaaaaaaaattaatatatgttgCGCTTTGGTACTTGATCTATCTTCGGCTTTGAAGAATGTTTTGCTCTCAAAGCAACAATTGGGAGTGTGTTTAAAGAATTTGGATAAAAATTGGGAATAGTTTTAAGAAtttgttgttttaaaaataaaaataccttttttttttagttttaagctTTTAGTTGATATTCAAACATTAACGAACTTATGGTAACCaattgagaaaaattgttttattattttttttttttactttaaaaccTATTTGGAATGTATGAAGTGGTGTGGTGAAAGTAATGAGACACTGAAATGAAGGGAGAGTTGAAAGGTTTGATTATTTGGTACATATGAAAGTGAGCTAAAAGTGGATACAAATGTGTAGGCCCCATTAATAAACTCTCCTAAAAAAATGAGGTGAAAAAAGACAATGTAATGtacaataaaaagtaaaaaaaaaaaatgaggtttcAAACACTCACCTCAACATtaggttattaatttttttaacaacacaATAACACAATCAATAACATTTCTCATTTCTTGCAAACGATTCCCAAGCCATAAGAAAACTTGGAGCAATCAAGGGTCCGCATTAACTCTGCAGTCACTTTAGTGACCTCATTCTGATGTGAATTTTGCTGCGAGAAGACATAAGCACAATTTGGAGAAAGCAAAGTGGTGGTTCTGTACTTGTCCTCTATTCCAACAACAGGCATTGTCACACTAGCCTTTGCAGGGTTCTCAAAATCTTCCCTATAAGTCCTCCCAAGCACTCCATCAACCATAGGTGACAATCCAAAGAACCTGAATTGAACTTCCAAATGAGCAAAACAATCATCATTAGGTACTTGGTAGTTATGAATTGTGTCATCTTCTTTTGTCACTGGCACCACATTCACCAAGATTTTAGCAACATCCTCTAGTGTGACTATGACATTGTTTCTAGCATCTACTCTTTccaatttcacatttttttgtgGAGAGTGCTAAGTGGAGAGAGTGCACCCTCAGGGAGAACAAGAGGTTGTCATTGTATGTGAATTTGAGATGGTCCACATTTTCACTCCATTGGGGTGTTTTGAGGGCTTCAAGTGAGAAGGTTTTGGAGTTGAAGAGGATTCCAAGGGCTTGAATCCATGTGTAGTCTCTGCCTCTACCTTCTGGCCTGTGTCCAATGAAGCAACCATTGATTTGAAGGGTTCATTGCTCTTTTCATGGAAGTAgaatgttagacaagtggcctcagatatcttaagaaggggggttgaattaagatattgcaaactattttcccaattaaaaatctatttcgatttcaatgcaagttacaagttcccttaaaatgaactcttaaataatgattcaaatagaacaatctgaatataaatgtaaatcaataataaataaaagagtttaaggggagagaaagtgcaaactcagatttatactggttcggccacacccttgtgcctacgtccagtccccaagcaacccgcttgagagtttcactatcttgtaaaatccctttacaagttcggaacacacaaggacaatccttcctttgtgttcagatttctttacaacaagagaccctcggtctctcaatcccctttgagaatttagaaagaagagaagaataaatctctcttgaaagagatagattgtacaatctgagcactcaattaattccttattgaattgcaagtgtattggctaAGGAATTCTTATgaggataaaatgtttttgctctttgagagaataagactttttgttatgaaaaactctgagcaaattcgtgtttcaagtcacatataaatagacctttggtggccatgtaaaaaccatttgaaaagatgtgactcttagaaataattttatgaaaatctcctctggtgatcgattacaggatttgtgtaatcggttacaggttttaaaatttgaattaaaacgtttattaactactggtaatcgattaccaatattgtgtaatcgattacatagtctaaaatttgaattcaaattttaatagctgttgtaaaccatttttggccactggtagtcgattacattctttggtaatcgatcaccagagagtaaatctcttgaaaaagactttttaacttaaatttcttggccaaaccttttgctatttcaattaggaattcccttcctaaaatactagtgatcttcttgatgttgtatcttgtattcttgaatcattgtcttgaattaaacttgagaagtgcattttcatcaaatcatcacgatcatcatcaaaacatcaaagacaaaggctttgcttctacaatctccccctttttgatgatgacaatttaattcctgaaatcaagatacaagtaATGTATATGCATGATATATTGCgttcactccccctatgttttggaattgatgatcacttgatttctaagctttttcTAAGCTTCTATACCaccccatttctctccccctttggcaacatcaaaaagccaaagtttgTGGGAATCaataatagataatataatGAAGTGGACAAAGATCAatcataagtcataaccaaaCATAAGCAAATCATAAATAAGTCATAACCAAAATATAATCCAAACAATCATAATTCAAAACCATATAAAATCTAATCATAAAAGACTAAAGTCCAAAtaccaaaagataaataaagtgcagaaaatgataACCTAAATAtcatagccaaaatacacggcttataagaaaaagaaaattataaactaaactctaaaaaggtggaggtggtggtggaagatcgaagctCTGACGAAGATAACCCACATcttcttcaagctgtgtgagaCGGATATCCATTCCGGCAAAGCGATTATCCAAAGAATCAAaacgttcaccaacataagaacgaagaccccgtaactcGGAAAGAACTTTAGTCATGAGGGCTGAATCATCTCgttgagaagaaggagaaggagtacgctcatcttATGGAGGAAGTGcatctttcttcagccattgaccattacGATCCTTAAGGTATCCAAATGAAGTGACTGCACCAGCACCTatagcaaaggaacgcttgacttaaacaaaaggttcatcatcaagcggaatttgaaaatgacggagAAACAGAGTGACCAATTGAGggt is a window encoding:
- the LOC100808820 gene encoding phytohormone-binding protein CSBP, which encodes MIKEFNTQTEVSVRLEALWAVLSKDFVTVAPKVLPNIVKDVQVIEGDGGVGTILIFNFLSDVSPSYQREKITEFDEISHEIGLQVIEGGYLSQGLSYYKTTFQLSAIGEDKTLVNVKISYDHESEIEERVKPTKTSESTLLYLRRLETYLSNGA